Sequence from the Enhydrobacter sp. genome:
CGCCCCGTGGGGGTGCCCACCGACGAAGTAAGGCCGCATGCGGCCGAATCTTTCAGGTCTCCGGACAGAGGGGGTCGCGAACGGCGCAGTCCTTGCGTCGGCGAACGCGACTCTTACGGAGACTGTCTTGAGCGATCCAGCCGACGGCCCCCTCAAGCGCACGCCGCTCTACGAGCTTCACCGCGAACTCGGGGCGCGCATCGTGCCCTTCGCCGGCTACGAGATGCCGGTGCAGTACCCGACCGGCATCCTGGCCGAGCACGCCCACACGCGCACCGCCGCCGGCCTCTTCGACGTCTCGCACATGGGCCGCGTGCGCTTGACCGCCCGGCCGGGCCACGATGCGGCGCGGGCACTCGAGACCCTCGTGCCCGGCGACATCGCGGGCCTGCAGGCCGGCCAGCAGCGCTACACCCAGTTCACCGACGCCGAGGGCAACATCCTCGACGACCTGATGGTGACGTCGACCGGCGACCATCTGTTCGTCGTCTGCAACGCCTCGTGCAAGGACGCCGACCTCGCGCACATGCAGAAGCACCTGGGCGACGAGGTCGAGGTCGAAGCGAACTTCGCCCGCGGCCTGCTCGCGCTGCAGGGGCCGAAAGCGGTCGATGCCCTGGCGCGCCTGGCGCCCGCCGCCGCCGGACTCGTCTTCATGACCGGCACCTTCGTCACCATCGACGGCGCGCAATGCTACGTCACGCGCTCGGGCTACACCGGCGGCGACGGCTTCGAGATCTCGACGCCGGGCGATCGGACCGACGCCATCGCGCGCAAGCTGCTCGCCCAGCCGGAGGTCAAGCCGATCGGCCTCGGCGCGCGCGATTCGCTGCGCCTCGAGGCCGGCCTCTGCCTCTACGGCCATGACATCGACACGACGACGACGCCGGTCGAGGCGGGGCTGCTGTGGAGCATCGGCAAGGACCGCCGCGCCGGCGGTGCGCGGGCCGGCGGCTTTCCCGGCGCCGCCATCGTCCTGAAGCAGATCGCCGACGGTCCGCCGCGCAAGCGGGTCGGCCTGCTGCCCGAGGGCAAGGCCATCGCGCGCGAGGGCGCCGAGATCGCCATCGACGGCAAGGTCGTCGGCAAGGTGACCTCGGGCGGCTTCTCGCCGACCCTCGGCCGCGCCGTCGCCATGGGCTATGTCGCGCGCGCCCATGCGGTCAACGGCACCAAGGTCGGGCTGCTGGTGCGCGGCAAGCCGGTGCCGGCCGAGATCGTGCCGATGCCTTTCGTCAAACACGCCTACTACCGCGGATAGGAGTCTTCGATGGCCGACGTCAGATACACCAATGAACACGAATGGATCCGGGTCGAAGGCGACGTCGGCACCGTGGGCATCAGCGACTATGCGCAGGAGCAGCTGGGCGACGTGGTGTTCGTCGACGTGCCGCAGGCCGGCCGCAAGGTCGCCAAGGGCGAATCGGTGGCGGTGGTCGAATCTGTCAAGGCGGCATCCGACATCTACGCGCCGGTGTCGGGCGAGGTAACGGAATCGAACGCC
This genomic interval carries:
- the gcvT gene encoding glycine cleavage system aminomethyltransferase GcvT, whose amino-acid sequence is MRPNLSGLRTEGVANGAVLASANATLTETVLSDPADGPLKRTPLYELHRELGARIVPFAGYEMPVQYPTGILAEHAHTRTAAGLFDVSHMGRVRLTARPGHDAARALETLVPGDIAGLQAGQQRYTQFTDAEGNILDDLMVTSTGDHLFVVCNASCKDADLAHMQKHLGDEVEVEANFARGLLALQGPKAVDALARLAPAAAGLVFMTGTFVTIDGAQCYVTRSGYTGGDGFEISTPGDRTDAIARKLLAQPEVKPIGLGARDSLRLEAGLCLYGHDIDTTTTPVEAGLLWSIGKDRRAGGARAGGFPGAAIVLKQIADGPPRKRVGLLPEGKAIAREGAEIAIDGKVVGKVTSGGFSPTLGRAVAMGYVARAHAVNGTKVGLLVRGKPVPAEIVPMPFVKHAYYRG
- the gcvH gene encoding glycine cleavage system protein GcvH yields the protein MADVRYTNEHEWIRVEGDVGTVGISDYAQEQLGDVVFVDVPQAGRKVAKGESVAVVESVKAASDIYAPVSGEVTESNAALADSPGDVNAEPMGKGWFFKLRLSDKSELDGLMDDKAYAAFVKGLS